A region of the Coriobacteriia bacterium genome:
CACCAGCGCGATGCCGACGGCGGCGCGCTCGTAGATGGAGCGGAACAGCGCCTCGCCCTCCGCCTCGACGGCGTCATCCGCCCACGTGGCATCCTCGGGCTCCCACGATGCCTCGGCGGCCGTCTGCTTGCCCTTCGCGCGCCGTTGTTCCGCGAGCGAAGGAGGCGCCGCAGCAGTGACCGCGGGCGTCGAGGCAGGGGCCTCAGCGGAATCTGCGTCGATCGACGCTGCACGGAAGTCGTACGAGGAATGCGACCTGGATTCATCCATAGTGCTATTGGCTATACCCTCAAAGCGCTGGGGAGTATTGCACGGAGACGGGGCCCCTCGCGGCCCGGCCCGACCTTGTGTTCTAACGATTCCTGGTCACGAGGGCGGGCGGCTTCTCGGTCAAGGCTGCGGTCACAGACGCGTCCACAAGCCCGACCAGTACTTTGACGGGGCACCTTCGGGTACCCCGTTTGCATTCTACTGCGGGATCCCGACTCTCGGATACGGGCCCCATACGATTACCACACTGTGTGGTAATATGAACACACTGTGTGGTAATGGAACCACGGATCGTGCTGACGAGGAGCGTGCCATGACTCCCATCTTGGAGAGCATCTTCGGCAATCGTTCGGCGGCGCAGGTGCTGCTCTTCCTCGAGGCATACGGCTCAGGTCATGCCTCGCGTATCGCTGACACCTACGACGTGTCGGTGAACGGAGTCCAGAGGCAACTTCGCCGGCTGGAATCGAGCGGCATTCTGGTAAGCCGTTCGGTGGGGAGGAGCCGGGTGTTCGAGTTCAATGTCCGGATACCGAGCGTCCGCAATCTCAGGGCGTTCCTAGCCGCCGAACTCGACCTGCTGCCAGAGGAGGACGTGAAGTCCTACTATCGGCAGCGGCAGCGCCCGCGACGTGCGGGAAAGCAGTAGAGAGTATGACGCGGATCGATGCTGAGACGACGCTCGATGAGTTGGCTGCTCTCGTGAGCCAGGCACTGGAACGAGCGGGAGTGAGGGCGACTCTATCCGGCGGCGCGGCGGTCTCCCTGTACAGCGACAACGAGTACGAGAGCAAAGATCTGGACTTCGTCAGTACCGAGAGGCTCAAGGTGATCGGTGAGGCGATCTCACCGCTGGGCTTCGCCAGGGTGGGGGGCGCGCGGGAATTCGAGAACGCCGCCACGAAGTGGTATCTGGAGTTCCCGTCGGGTCCGCTGGCGTTCGGCGAGACATACGTCCCGGATGATGAGACGCATGTTCTGGAGACGGACTACGGTCCGCTCAGGATCGTGAGCCCGACGCAGATCATCATGGACCGTCTCGCCGCATACGCGCACTGGCGCGACAACCAGTCGTTCGACCAGGCTGTCATGGTGGCCAAGCGCCAGCAAGTCGACTGGGCGGCACTCAGGGTGTGGTCGGAGCGCGAGGGCATCAAGCCCGAGATGATCGACAGGCTCAAGAACCGGTCGCAGCGGTGACGAACGCATCCACTAAGCCCGACCAGCGGATTGAATGGGGCACCTTCGGGTGCCCCGTTTCGTCTACCTGCGGGTATAGTCAGAAGGTGCCGCCACCAGAGAGCCAAGGAGCCCCCATGCCTCACCTGTGCGAACCGCTGACCATCGGTGCTCTCACGCTACGGAACCGCCTTGTATTGCCGCCGATGGCGACATCGAAGGCGAGTTCGGACGGCAGCATGAGTGACGAGCTGCTCGCGTACTACGACGAGAAGTCGCGCGGCGGGGCTCTTGGCCTCGCGATAACCGAACACTGCTTCATCAGCGAGCAGGGGCGCAATCGCGTCGGGCAGCCGTCGGTGGCAGATGACGCGATGGTCGAGGGGCTCTCGGCGCTCGCCGAGGTCTTCCACGGCAACGGTGTCCCGGCAGTCGTGCAGATCAGCCATGCGGGTGCCGCCTCGGTCGAGCCCGAAAAGCCTCTCGTCGGTCCCTCGGATGTAGCCACTCCGATAGGGAGTGGTCGGGCGCCTCGGGCTCTCACTCCTGAAGAAGTCGCAGACATCCCCCGTCAGTTCGCGGTGGCCGCCAGGCGCGTGAAGCGAGCAGGCTTCGACGGGGTGGAGCTCCACGCCGCACACGGCTACCTGCTGAACCAGTTCCTCTCGCCGCTCACCAATCGCCGCGCCGACCGGTACGGTGGCTCGTTGGAGAATCGCATCCGGCTCCACATCGAGGCGATCCGCGCGGTGCGAGACGAGGTCGGGTCGGACTTCTTGCTGCTGCTTCGGCTGGGTGCTCACGACTATCTCGAGGGCGGAACCGTCATCGATGACAGCATCGAAGCCGCCCTCCGCTTCGAGGAAGCGGGCGTCGACGTGCTGGATATCACCGGCGGGCTCACCGGATACAGTCGTCCTGGCACCGACGAGCCCGGCTACTTCTCGGAACTCTCAGCTCCCATCAGATCGGCAGTCTCGGTGCCCGTCATCCTCACGGGGGGCGTCACCGAGGCGGATCAGGCCGAGAGTCTTCTTGCGCGGGGGGTAGCGGACCTGATCGGCGTGGGCCGAGCGATGCTGCGGGATCCAGGATGGGCAGTCAACGCGGTTCGAACGGCGCCGTAGTCTGAAGAGCACAGAGTAATGCAGGCTTCTCAAGTACACGCGGCGGCGGCAACGATAGAGGAGCGCCGACTGGCGATTGCACGGCATTTGCTCCCGTACTTCCACGGTCATCCTGCAAAGGAGTGGTGTCGTGGGGCGGACGTGTCGATCGATCGCGCGCGTGCTCACGCTAGTCGTCCTTGTGCCGCTGCTCTCGTCCTCACTCTGGGGCTGTGCGGTCGACACCAAGCCCGGCAGTGCAGACGTGACCGTGCCACCGAGGACCGTGGGAGGCGAAGACGTGAAGACCATCTATTTCGCGGGTGGCTGTTTCTGGGGTATCGAGAAGTACTTGGGGCTGATCCATGGTGTGGTGGGCACTGAGGCCGGTTATGCGAACGGCGCGTCCGAGTCGGCCACCTACGGAGACGGGAGCGGCTACGCTGAGACCGTGCGGGTCGACTATGACCCCTCGGTGGCGCCGCTTCCTTTCCTGCTGGGTCTCCTCTACAAGGCCATCGACCCGACCTCGATAGATCAGCAGGGCAACGATATCGGCACGGAATACCGCAGCGGCATCTACTACACCGACCCTGCGGACGGCCCGATCATCGAGGCCTCGCTCGCGAACCTTCAGACGCACTACGACAAGCCGGTCGCCATAGAGACAGGACCACTCGAGACCTACACCCGTGCCGAGGACTACCACCAGGACTACCTGGAGAAGAACCCCGGAGGGTACTGCCACATCCCGCTGGATCTGTTCGAGCGAGCGGCAGCCGCGAGGCCCGATCCGTCCGAGTTCCCCACGGCGTCCGATGTCGCGACGACGTCTGCCGCACCCGACGATGCGACACTGCGCAAGAGGCTGACCGACCTGCAGTACCGCGTCACCCAGCAGTCGGCGACCGAGCCGGCGTTCAAGAACGAGTACTGGAGCACCTTCGAGCCTGGCATCTACGTGGACGTCACGGACGGCAAGCCACTGTTCGCCTCCAGTGCCAAGTTCGAGTCCGGATGCGGCTGGCCGAGTTTCTCGAAGCCCATCGATCCCGATTTGGTGCTGGAGCTTCCCGACGAATCGTGGGGCATGCAACGTACCGAGGTGCGCAGTACGGCCGGGAACGCCCACCTTGGCCACGTCTTCACCGATGGGCCTGAAGATGGGGGCGGCCTGCGCTACTGCATCAACAGCGCCTCGCTTCGCTTCATCCCTCGCTCGAAGATGAAGGCCGAGGGATACGGCCAGTTCTTGGATCTCGCCAAGTAGTCCGGGCGGGGGTCACACTCGCCGACGTCGGCTTGAAGGAGTCTCAGGCGTCTGCCAGGAGTGCGAGTACTCGAGTGCCGCGGTGTCAGCGGTTCGGATCCTGGGCGGCTCTTGTTTGGAGCGGGGGAGTATCATCGCGTTCGCATGACCGTGGTCTTGTCACTTGACAATCCACGACTGGCCGACGTACCGTCACGTCAGAGAGCGAACGCTACATGCCACTCCTCGCCATCCCGAGAACCATGGGAGGCAGATCAGACGGGTGGTCGACGGCTGTACGGGTGTGTCCGACGAGATAGAGGACCGATCGTGACCGAGTACGGGTTCACTCTGAGATTCGGCCTCGCGGCCGTCGAGACCGGGCCGGACGCGTTGGTGGAGATGCTCGGCGAACAGGGCTGCGACGACGCCCTGGTCGGCATCGGCGTGAACGGCCGCATCGCTCTCCGGTTCATCCGCGAGTCGGATTCCGCTCACCACGCCGTGTTCGGCGCCCTTGCCGACGTCAAGCGTGCCATACCGGACGTCGTGCTGATCGAGGCGACGCCCGATCTCGTGGGTCTGACCGACGTGGCCGAGATCGTCGGCTGTACCCGGCAGAACATGAGGCAGCTCATGCTGAGCAGTGAACCTGCGACCCCGGCGCCCGTGCACGAAGGCAGGCCCTCCATCTGGCATCTGGCGCATGTCCTGGCGTGGTTGCGCCGTGAGAAGCACTACCGGATCGGGGACGACCTGATGGATCTGGCCGAGACCAACATGCAGCTCAACGTAGCCGTCGATCTTCTCAACGCGGATCCGTCGGCCCAGCGGGAGATCGACTCCCTGCTTGCATGAGCTGAGGGATCCATCACAGCCTCGTTCGCGTTCTTGGGCGGTGTGATAGCCTCGAGGGGTCCGAGACCCGGCAGTTCTGCGTGAGGAGGACCATCGTGAAGGCGGGCGGAAAGACCATCGTCGTCACCGGCGGAGGCAACGGCATCGGCCGGGAGCTCGTGTTCAACCTGCTCGGCAAGGGCGCGCGCGTGGCCGCGGTCGACATCAGCGAGGCGGGACTTGCGGAGACCGCCTCGAAGGCCGGGGCGAACGCGGACCGGCTGTCCACGCACGTGCTGAGCATCACGGACAGGATGTCGGTCGAGGCGCTGCCGGCGAGCGTCATCTCGAAGCACGGCCAGGTCGACGGCCTGATCAACTGCGCGGGCATCATCCAGCCGTTCGTGCGTCTCAAGGACCTGGAGTACGCTGCGATCGAGCGCGTCATGAACGTCAACTTCTGGGGCGTCGTCTACATGACGAAGACGTTCCTTCCGATCCTGCTCGACCGGCCTGTGGCCCACATCCTGAACATCTCGAGCATGGGTGGCTTCTGCCCTGTTCCGGGGCAGACCATCTACGGCGCCTCCAAGGCGGCAGTCAAGCTGCTGACGGAGGGGCCTGTACGCCGAGTGCATCGGAACGAACGTCTCCGTCACCGTGGCGTTCCCGGGCGCCATCGCAACCGATATCAGTAAGAACTCGGGCGTCGGACCGAGCGCTGAGGAGGCCACGGCCGACGGTAAGGCGTCGAAGTTCAAGATGACGGCTCCTGCCGATGCCGCGCAGATCATCGTCGACGCGATGGAGCGGGACGCTTTCCGGGTGATGGTAGGCTCCGACGCCACCATGCTCGACAGGCTGGCGCGCCTCGCCCCGAAGAAGGCCGCGGAAGTCATCCAGAAGCAGATGAAGGACCTGCTGCCGGACTGACCGCGGTGACGAACGCGGTCTACCAAGGCCGATCAGTAACCGGACGGGGCGCCTTCGGGCTAAGACCGGATGGACGTGGCTCTGATCGTGACGGATGGGGACTCGAAGTTGGAGCAGGCGGTTGACGACCGTCATCAGTTCCGGCTCGGACTCGCCAGGACGCTGCCCTTGGCCCTTGGCGCCGTCCCTTTCGGTCTCGCCTACGGCGTGGTGGCGATCCAGGCCGGACTCACGGTGCCCGAGACGCTCCTCATGTCGCTCGTCGTGTTCGCCGGTGCGTCACAGTTCATGGCCGTCGTGATGATCCAGTCGGGTGCCGGCATCCCGCTCATCGTCGCCTCGACTCTTCTGGTGAACCTGCGGCACCTGATGATGGGACTCTCGCTCTCTCCGTACCTGTCGGAAGCCACACCACGCTGGCAACGTGTGCTCGCATTCGGGATGACGGACGAGTCCTACCTGACGTCGGTCACCCACTACCGGGAGCAGGATGAGGGGCGGGTCAGCCCGTACTTCATGCTCGGGTCGGGCGGATTCATCTACGTCGCTTGGGCTGCGGCCTCGCTCGTCGGTGCGCTCGTCGGCCATGCGATCTCGGACCCGCTCGGATGGGGCCTGGACTTCGCGATGCCGGCCACGTTCCTGACGATGCTCCTTCCGCAGATCGTCTCCCGGCGTCTCGCGGCCGTCGTGACCGTGTCGGCGCTCGTGGCGACCGCCGCCTACGTCCTCGTCCCCGGCAAGTGGTACATCATCCTGGCCGTCGTCGCCGCCACAGCGACCGGCGTCATCCTCGAGACCCGCGCCGAAAAGAGGGCGGTGGCATGAGACCGTACTACGTGGTGCTCATCCTGTGCATGGCGGCGGTCACCTATGCCACGCGCGTCGGCTTCATAGGTGTCGCCCGGCAGTTCGAGCTCCATCCCTTACTGCGGCGCTCGCTCGAATACGTGCCGGTCTCGATACTGGCGGCGCTGGTCTTCCCTGCGGTGCTCGCGCCCTCGGGGAGGATGGAGCAGCCGCTCACGAACACGTACGTGTGGGCCGCGGTCATCACGGTCGTCGTCCTTCTGACGACCAAACGCCAGTGGCTGGCCATCGTCCTTGGCGTGGCGAGCCTCGTCGTCCTGCGGCGCGTGACAGGGGCTTGAGTTGCTTGACTGATAACTTGACAGATGCTTGACTAATCCTATGTCGTACGAGCCGCGGTTCACGATCACGCCGATCCTCCTCGCTCGCATCGAGGAGATCGCTCGGCTGCGCCAACGCATACAGGACGCCTCGGTCGAGCTGGCATGGATCCCGGCGCTGCAGAAGGATGCCCGCACGCGCAACGCGCACGCCTCCACCGCGATCGAAGGCAACCCGCTCACCCTGCCGGAGGTCTGTGCTCTTTCTGGCGGGACGGATTCACCTGCGCGCATCCCGCGTTCGCAGCGAGAGGTGGTCAACTACTTCGCGGGGCTGCGCTACGTGGAGCAGCACAGCGCCGACGAGCCCATCACCACCGGACACGTTCTGGGGCTGCACCGCATCCTTGCCAACGACGTCATGGATCAGGGCGTCGAGGGCGAGTACCGGACGATCGGGATCCAGGTCGGAAAGCATCGTCCTCCGGCCCCCGATGAGGTCCCGGGGCTGACATCGGAGCTGCTGGAGTGGTGGAACGGGCCATCGGCCGCACTCTCACCAGCCATGACCTCGGCGATCGTCCACTACCGCTTCGAGACCATCCACCCGTTCGGCGACGGCAACGGCAGAGCTGGACGAGCGCTCGCTTTATGGGAGCTGTACCGGCGAGGCTTCGACACTCACCACATCTTCTCGGTCGATGAGTACTACTGGGAGGACCGTCCCGCGTACTACGCGGCGCTGGAGCGCGTGAGGGATGAGGGCGAGGATCTCACCAGCTGGCTGGAGTACTGTGCGGAGGGCCTTCGGCTCACGCTGGAGCGGGTGTGGGCCCGCATCCGGGCGGTCGCGCCGGACGGTACCGAACGGCTGGTGCTTCGCCCGAAGCAGGAGCGGTTGCTGCACCTGCTGACAGTGCAAGGGAGCATGGCACCCTCCGAGATCTGGGAGGCGCTCGGTGTCTCGCGGCAGGGGGCGATGGATCTCATCAACCCGCTCATACAAGCGGGGCTCATCGAGAAGGTCGGGACGAAGAAGACCGGCCGATACATATCGAAGAAGCCGTGAACCCGAGGGCGGGGGGCGGCTCGCGCAGCCCGAGCGACGTCCACGACCGTTTGCCGGACCTGAACGACCGCTGGCCGACGAACCTCCATCCGCCACTGTCCTTATTCAAGGTTGCGGAATAAGCTTCAATGGACCTGCCGGCTGTATAGATGACACGTGAGGGGGACGCTCGTGCCGCGTATCGTACCGAGGCGATGGGTCACCAACGAAGAAGGTCTCACCGGCAAGATCCGGACGAAGACCTGCGACTACGACGCATACGTCCCCGACCCCCTCATGGGGCGGCGGTTCACCTTCACGGGGACGTGCGCCGCCGACATCGCCGAGGCCGAGACCGCCATCCGCGGGCTCCACTCGAACGCCGTGGTGCTCCACAGGACCGATGGTCTGGCGCGGCTGCTGCTGCGTGCCGAGGCGCAGGCCTCCTCGAGGATCGAGGGGGTCGTCATCGCCGCGCACAAGCTCCTTCGCGCCGAGGCCGCACGCGATCTCGACACCGGTGTTGTGCCGGATTCTCTCGCCGAGGAGGTGCTCGCCAACATCGACGCGATGGACCTCGCGATGGAGTTGGCGGATTGCGAACCGACCGTCACGATCGAGACCATCCTCCGCATCCACGAGAGGGTGTTGCGGGCATCGGACCTGAAGGAGCACGCGGGGAGGCTGCGTGTCGGGCAGAGCTGGATAGGGGGCAGCTCGTACAACCCGTGCGATGCCGCCTTCATCCCGCCGCCGCCGGAGGAGGTGCCGGCGCTGTTGGAGGATCTCGCGGCCTTCTGCAACGACACGTCCCTGCCTGCGGTGGCACAGGCGGCGATCGCTCATGCGCAGTTCGAGACCGTCCACCCGTTCGTCGACGGCAACGGACGAACGGGACGGGCCATCATCCACGTGATGCTCCGCCGTCGCGGACTGGCGCCGTCGTGGTGCCCTCCCGTCTCTTTAGTGCTGGCGACTCTCAAGGACGATTACATCCGGATGCTCGATCGCTTCCACTCCGAGGCGCCGCTCGACAGTCCCGAAGCCGCGGCCGGGATCGACGAGTGGGTCTCGTTCTTCGCTCGAGCGTGCACCCGCTCGGTGCAGGACGCGATGCTCTTCGAGGAACGCGTCAGCGCGCTCCAGGCGGATTGGCGCGAACGATTGGCGCCGGTCCGTCGAGGTTCCTCCGTCGACCTGCTCATCGAGGCGCTGCCGCGGACGGCGATCCTCACCGTGAACCAGGCCGCCAGGATCCTCAACAGGAGCTTCACCGCCGCGAACGCCGCGGTCGAGGAGTTGGTGAAGGCCAAAGTGCTGAAGCAGGTGTCGATCGGCAAGAGGAACCGGGCATTCGAATCGCCCGAGGTGATCGCCGCGTTCACGCAGCTGGAGCGTCGGCTCGCCAGTCCCGCCGGTGACACGCACGCCGCCGCGCCGGTGCGGCCGGTCCCTTGGAAGAAGAAGTAGACGGTAAGGGGGCGTGCTTCGGTTGGACGTGTTCCTGGGGATCCTGTTGCTTCTGCTCACGCTAGGTGGTCTGCTACTGGGCGGCTACATCGTCCTGGATGCGTCGCTGATGGACCGATGGCGGTTGATCGCGGGCGGCGTGGTGTTGGTCCTGGCGATGAACGTGAGCTGGATACTCTCGCTGCTGAGGCAGGCGAGGGAGGAAGAGGTCTCCTTCCTGGAGCTGCTCGGGAGCAAAGGCAGGGTGATCCCGCCTCCGGGGCGCTATCCGACCGCCTCTCCCACCAGCAAGCTGATCTTCTCGCTGCTCGCCGTCGGCTTCCTGCTCTGGATCCTGTTCCTCAGTCCGCACCCGTGACGCGCGGACACCGCCTCCGTGGTGCGCTTGGTTGTCCTACGCTCCTCACATAGATATCATGTGCGTTGTACGAAACTTCCATCGATAGGAGTCCTTGATGGAGACAGTCACCATCTCGCCCAAGTTCCAGGTCGTGATCCCGAAGTCGATCCGCGAGCGGCTGAAGCTCGTCCCGGGGCAGAAGGTGCAGGTTCTCGGCTACGGTGGCCGGATCGAGTTCTTGCCGGTAAGACCGGCTCGCGAACTCCGCGGTATCCTGCGCGGACTCGATACGGGTCTCGAGCGCGACCGTGAGGACCGGGTGTGAACGTCGTCGACTCCTCGGCGTGGCTCGAGTACTTCGGCGACGGCCCCAACGCTTCCGAGTTCTCCGGCGCCATCGAAGCGCCCGATGAGATGGTCGTGCCCTCGCTGACGCTGTTCGAGGTGTTCAAGCGCACTTGTCAGCTCAAGGGCGAAGCCACCGCTCTCGAGGCCATGGGAGTCATGCTCCAAGGTCGGGTCGTCGAACTCTCGGTGACGCTATCGATCGATGCGGCACGTCTCTCACTGGGGACCGGACTGGCGATGGCCGACGCGATCATCCTCGCCACTGCGCGCGCGGAGGAAGCCGTGCTTTGGACCCAGGACGCGCATTTCGAAGGACTCGCGAACGTCGAGTACCGAGAGATGGCGGGCTGATCGCATCGATCCCTGGCGCAAGGCGAGCATCTCGGAGACTGTGACGAAGCGATAGTCGGCGGCCGCCCTCCCCGCCGTGCTACCCGAACAGTCCTCCAAGGGAATCGCGCCGGGAGTGCAGGATGCGCAGGATGACCACGCGATCGTCGAGCACCCGGTAGAACACCAGGTACGGTTCGACGACGAGGAACCGGATGCCTGGCGTCAGGAGTTCGAAGTCCTCTACCGGGAGTGTCACTCCCATCTCGGGGAAGTTCGCTAGGCGCTCCACGGCATCCTGGAGTCGGTCGAGGAGTTCCGCCGCGCCGCGGCGGTCCCTCTCGCCGACGTATGCGAATGCCCCGTCGAGGTCATCCGCGGCGGCCGGAGTGAGCCGGACGCTGCACGGGCGACTACTCGGCGGCGCCATCGATCCGCTTTCGCGCGCGGTCGAAGACGGATGTCGTCTCGAGCAGCGCTTCGCCGCCGGCGATCTGGCGGTCCGCGGCGAGCAGGCGGGCCTGCAGCTTCACGCGCGCCTCAGCCCGCTGATACGCTTCGTAGCTCATGACCACGAGGTCGGCCTCACCGTTGCGCGTGAGTACGACGGGCTCATCGACGGAGTGGCACAACTCGGCGAAGCCGGTGTAGTCCTGGCGGATGGCGGTCGAGGGCTTGATGCGCATGGAGGACCTCCGATGGACGGCCATGCTATTTAGATGTTCATATTCTAGCATCTATCGTCCTCCAGGACTTATGACGGAGCAGATCCTCGCATGGGACCCTTACCGGTCTCTAACCTCGAAGGTCCCGCCTTGCGCACATGGTACGATTATCCTGCCTGGTCGGGCGTTCGCCCGCAGGCGTCACGCTAAGGGGATGTCATGCCGGGGATCGTCGTCCGCTGGCTCGAAGACGGCGCGTTGCGCGAGGGAGGGGTCGAGGCTCTCACCGACGCGCGCAAGTCGAAGGTCGTCTGGGTCGACGTCACCGATCCCGACGAGGCGTCGCTAGCCCCCGTCGCCGAGGCGTTCGGTCTCCACCCTCTCGCCGTCGAGGACTGCCTCCACTTCCCGCAGCGCCCGAAGCTCGACACCTACGGCGACGATGCGATGTTCCTCATCTGGGTGCTCCCATCGACGCTTCGCGGCGACGGGCTCGACGTCCGCGAGCTCGACGTATTCCTCGGTGAAGACCATCTCGTCACCGTGCATGCCGGGAGTCTCGAGGCTATCGACGAAGTCGCTGCCGAAGCTGCGTCGTTCCTCGGCAGCGGTCTCGAATGGACCCTTCACGCGATGCTCGATCGCGCGGTCGACGCCGTCTTCCCGGTCGTCGACGAGCTCACGGACCGTCTGGAGGAGCTCGAGGACCTCATGCTCACCGGAGCCAGCAAGGAGCACCTCCAGCAGCTATATGCGGTCAAGAGGCTCCTTCTGCAGCTGCACAAGGTCGTAGGCCCCGAGCGGGACGTGCTGCGCGGCATGGCCCGCCAGCAGGCGCTCATAAGCTCCGACGCGTACGTCTACTACCAGGACATCGCCGACCATCTCGCGCGCGTCCAGGACTCGATCGACACGAGCCGCGACGTCGCCTCGGGGGCGATGGACGTCTATCTCTCCTCGGTGAGCAACCGCCTGAACGTGATCATGAAGCAGCTCACGGTCATCGCGACCATCTTCATGCCTCTGCAACTGATTACGGG
Encoded here:
- a CDS encoding type II toxin-antitoxin system RelE/ParE family toxin, which encodes MAPPSSRPCSVRLTPAAADDLDGAFAYVGERDRRGAAELLDRLQDAVERLANFPEMGVTLPVEDFELLTPGIRFLVVEPYLVFYRVLDDRVVILRILHSRRDSLGGLFG
- a CDS encoding Fic family protein, whose product is MSYEPRFTITPILLARIEEIARLRQRIQDASVELAWIPALQKDARTRNAHASTAIEGNPLTLPEVCALSGGTDSPARIPRSQREVVNYFAGLRYVEQHSADEPITTGHVLGLHRILANDVMDQGVEGEYRTIGIQVGKHRPPAPDEVPGLTSELLEWWNGPSAALSPAMTSAIVHYRFETIHPFGDGNGRAGRALALWELYRRGFDTHHIFSVDEYYWEDRPAYYAALERVRDEGEDLTSWLEYCAEGLRLTLERVWARIRAVAPDGTERLVLRPKQERLLHLLTVQGSMAPSEIWEALGVSRQGAMDLINPLIQAGLIEKVGTKKTGRYISKKP
- a CDS encoding NADH:flavin oxidoreductase — translated: MPHLCEPLTIGALTLRNRLVLPPMATSKASSDGSMSDELLAYYDEKSRGGALGLAITEHCFISEQGRNRVGQPSVADDAMVEGLSALAEVFHGNGVPAVVQISHAGAASVEPEKPLVGPSDVATPIGSGRAPRALTPEEVADIPRQFAVAARRVKRAGFDGVELHAAHGYLLNQFLSPLTNRRADRYGGSLENRIRLHIEAIRAVRDEVGSDFLLLLRLGAHDYLEGGTVIDDSIEAALRFEEAGVDVLDITGGLTGYSRPGTDEPGYFSELSAPIRSAVSVPVILTGGVTEADQAESLLARGVADLIGVGRAMLRDPGWAVNAVRTAP
- a CDS encoding DNA-binding protein — encoded protein: MTEYGFTLRFGLAAVETGPDALVEMLGEQGCDDALVGIGVNGRIALRFIRESDSAHHAVFGALADVKRAIPDVVLIEATPDLVGLTDVAEIVGCTRQNMRQLMLSSEPATPAPVHEGRPSIWHLAHVLAWLRREKHYRIGDDLMDLAETNMQLNVAVDLLNADPSAQREIDSLLA
- a CDS encoding AzlC family ABC transporter permease — translated: MDVALIVTDGDSKLEQAVDDRHQFRLGLARTLPLALGAVPFGLAYGVVAIQAGLTVPETLLMSLVVFAGASQFMAVVMIQSGAGIPLIVASTLLVNLRHLMMGLSLSPYLSEATPRWQRVLAFGMTDESYLTSVTHYREQDEGRVSPYFMLGSGGFIYVAWAAASLVGALVGHAISDPLGWGLDFAMPATFLTMLLPQIVSRRLAAVVTVSALVATAAYVLVPGKWYIILAVVAATATGVILETRAEKRAVA
- the corA gene encoding magnesium/cobalt transporter CorA; the protein is MPGIVVRWLEDGALREGGVEALTDARKSKVVWVDVTDPDEASLAPVAEAFGLHPLAVEDCLHFPQRPKLDTYGDDAMFLIWVLPSTLRGDGLDVRELDVFLGEDHLVTVHAGSLEAIDEVAAEAASFLGSGLEWTLHAMLDRAVDAVFPVVDELTDRLEELEDLMLTGASKEHLQQLYAVKRLLLQLHKVVGPERDVLRGMARQQALISSDAYVYYQDIADHLARVQDSIDTSRDVASGAMDVYLSSVSNRLNVIMKQLTVIATIFMPLQLITGIYGMNFRHMPELAWRYGYFGVLGVMLVIALFMLRFFKRREWW
- a CDS encoding AzlD domain-containing protein, which gives rise to MRPYYVVLILCMAAVTYATRVGFIGVARQFELHPLLRRSLEYVPVSILAALVFPAVLAPSGRMEQPLTNTYVWAAVITVVVLLTTKRQWLAIVLGVASLVVLRRVTGA
- a CDS encoding type II toxin-antitoxin system Phd/YefM family antitoxin — translated: MRIKPSTAIRQDYTGFAELCHSVDEPVVLTRNGEADLVVMSYEAYQRAEARVKLQARLLAADRQIAGGEALLETTSVFDRARKRIDGAAE
- the msrB gene encoding peptide-methionine (R)-S-oxide reductase MsrB — protein: MKTIYFAGGCFWGIEKYLGLIHGVVGTEAGYANGASESATYGDGSGYAETVRVDYDPSVAPLPFLLGLLYKAIDPTSIDQQGNDIGTEYRSGIYYTDPADGPIIEASLANLQTHYDKPVAIETGPLETYTRAEDYHQDYLEKNPGGYCHIPLDLFERAAAARPDPSEFPTASDVATTSAAPDDATLRKRLTDLQYRVTQQSATEPAFKNEYWSTFEPGIYVDVTDGKPLFASSAKFESGCGWPSFSKPIDPDLVLELPDESWGMQRTEVRSTAGNAHLGHVFTDGPEDGGGLRYCINSASLRFIPRSKMKAEGYGQFLDLAK
- a CDS encoding Fic family protein, giving the protein MPRIVPRRWVTNEEGLTGKIRTKTCDYDAYVPDPLMGRRFTFTGTCAADIAEAETAIRGLHSNAVVLHRTDGLARLLLRAEAQASSRIEGVVIAAHKLLRAEAARDLDTGVVPDSLAEEVLANIDAMDLAMELADCEPTVTIETILRIHERVLRASDLKEHAGRLRVGQSWIGGSSYNPCDAAFIPPPPEEVPALLEDLAAFCNDTSLPAVAQAAIAHAQFETVHPFVDGNGRTGRAIIHVMLRRRGLAPSWCPPVSLVLATLKDDYIRMLDRFHSEAPLDSPEAAAGIDEWVSFFARACTRSVQDAMLFEERVSALQADWRERLAPVRRGSSVDLLIEALPRTAILTVNQAARILNRSFTAANAAVEELVKAKVLKQVSIGKRNRAFESPEVIAAFTQLERRLASPAGDTHAAAPVRPVPWKKK
- a CDS encoding SDR family NAD(P)-dependent oxidoreductase is translated as MKAGGKTIVVTGGGNGIGRELVFNLLGKGARVAAVDISEAGLAETASKAGANADRLSTHVLSITDRMSVEALPASVISKHGQVDGLINCAGIIQPFVRLKDLEYAAIERVMNVNFWGVVYMTKTFLPILLDRPVAHILNISSMGGFCPVPGQTIYGASKAAVKLLTEGPVRRVHRNERLRHRGVPGRHRNRYQ
- a CDS encoding AbrB/MazE/SpoVT family DNA-binding domain-containing protein; amino-acid sequence: METVTISPKFQVVIPKSIRERLKLVPGQKVQVLGYGGRIEFLPVRPARELRGILRGLDTGLERDREDRV
- a CDS encoding type II toxin-antitoxin system VapC family toxin; this encodes MNVVDSSAWLEYFGDGPNASEFSGAIEAPDEMVVPSLTLFEVFKRTCQLKGEATALEAMGVMLQGRVVELSVTLSIDAARLSLGTGLAMADAIILATARAEEAVLWTQDAHFEGLANVEYREMAG
- a CDS encoding winged helix-turn-helix domain-containing protein; the encoded protein is MTPILESIFGNRSAAQVLLFLEAYGSGHASRIADTYDVSVNGVQRQLRRLESSGILVSRSVGRSRVFEFNVRIPSVRNLRAFLAAELDLLPEEDVKSYYRQRQRPRRAGKQ